A region of Fibrobacter succinogenes subsp. succinogenes S85 DNA encodes the following proteins:
- a CDS encoding LL-diaminopimelate aminotransferase, protein MNSSIVNTNYDLLPGSYLFSTIAQKIKEYQGAHADADIIRLGIGDVTTPLIPEVIKAMHNAVDEMAVKGTFRGYGPEQGYDFVREAIVRGEYTARGIEMDPNDIFVSDGSKCDVANIQELFTENVNIAIPDPVYPVYLDSNVMAGRAGVLQDDGRFSKVTYLASTAENNFQPDLPKNPVQLIYLCSPNNPTGTVLSRETLQKFVNYANENGALILFDGAYNCYIQDESLPHSIFEIPGARTCAIEFRSFSKTAGFTGVRCAYTVIPHELSKLHAMWNRRQCTKFNGVSYVTQRAAEAIYSPVGWQQTKEVIAGYMRTAGVIRKELTAAGYTVFGGEHAPYIWWKIPDGEKSFDFFDRLLATCEVVGTPGSGFGPCGEGYFRLTAFGDYERTCEALKRIREKL, encoded by the coding sequence ATGAACTCATCTATTGTAAATACCAACTACGACTTGCTGCCGGGCAGCTACCTTTTCTCTACTATCGCCCAGAAAATCAAGGAATATCAGGGCGCACACGCTGATGCTGATATCATTCGCTTGGGAATTGGCGATGTGACGACTCCCTTGATTCCCGAAGTAATCAAGGCAATGCACAATGCGGTCGATGAAATGGCGGTGAAGGGTACTTTCCGCGGTTATGGTCCGGAACAGGGCTATGACTTTGTGCGCGAGGCGATTGTCCGTGGTGAATATACGGCCCGTGGCATTGAAATGGATCCGAACGACATTTTTGTGAGCGATGGTTCCAAGTGCGATGTGGCGAACATCCAGGAACTCTTTACAGAAAATGTAAATATCGCGATTCCGGACCCTGTTTACCCGGTTTATTTGGACTCCAACGTGATGGCGGGCCGTGCAGGGGTGTTGCAAGATGATGGACGTTTTTCTAAGGTGACCTACCTTGCATCGACTGCTGAAAATAATTTCCAGCCGGACTTGCCGAAGAATCCGGTCCAGCTGATTTACCTTTGCAGCCCGAACAACCCGACGGGTACGGTGCTTAGCCGCGAAACGCTCCAGAAGTTTGTCAACTACGCAAACGAAAATGGGGCTCTGATTTTGTTTGATGGCGCCTACAACTGCTACATTCAGGACGAATCACTCCCACATTCCATTTTTGAAATCCCGGGCGCCCGTACTTGCGCAATCGAATTCCGCAGCTTCAGTAAGACGGCTGGCTTTACGGGTGTGCGTTGTGCCTACACGGTCATTCCGCATGAACTTTCGAAACTCCATGCGATGTGGAACCGTCGCCAATGCACCAAGTTCAATGGCGTGAGCTATGTGACGCAGCGTGCTGCCGAAGCGATTTATTCGCCGGTGGGCTGGCAGCAGACAAAGGAAGTCATTGCCGGTTACATGCGTACGGCTGGCGTTATCCGCAAGGAACTGACTGCAGCAGGTTACACAGTGTTCGGTGGTGAACATGCCCCGTACATTTGGTGGAAGATTCCGGATGGAGAAAAGTCCTTCGACTTCTTTGACCGCCTGCTTGCTACGTGCGAAGTTGTGGGGACGCCTGGAAGTGGCTTTGGCCCGTGTGGCGAAGGGTATTTCCGCTTGACTGCCTTTGGCGACTATGAACGCACCTGCGAAGCCCTGAAGAGAATCAGAGAGAAACTTTAG
- a CDS encoding DUF5915 domain-containing protein, whose product MTEPSIWYEVQTKLVKLSAKPNFLAIKAKGPDYAKNMKVISAKLNSLTVDEIKALQAGETIKFEFGEVGADCLMLNRIVADGMAVEANQHFTVALNLKITDELRRACVARELVNRIQNRRKDQNFAISDRISIELYSESEVLKQAVKENESYIKGETQADAIVWKDSTAGLQESDADGEKVFVEAVR is encoded by the coding sequence ATGACCGAGCCTAGCATTTGGTACGAAGTGCAAACCAAGCTTGTGAAGCTCTCTGCAAAGCCGAACTTCCTCGCTATCAAGGCGAAGGGTCCGGATTACGCGAAGAACATGAAGGTGATTTCCGCTAAGCTCAACAGCCTTACGGTTGATGAAATCAAGGCTCTCCAGGCTGGCGAAACCATCAAGTTCGAATTCGGTGAAGTTGGTGCTGACTGCTTGATGCTCAACCGCATCGTTGCCGACGGCATGGCTGTGGAAGCCAACCAGCACTTCACTGTGGCTCTGAATTTGAAGATCACGGACGAACTCCGCCGCGCCTGCGTGGCTCGCGAACTCGTGAACCGCATCCAGAACCGCCGTAAGGACCAGAACTTTGCAATCTCAGACCGTATCAGCATTGAACTTTATTCTGAAAGCGAAGTGCTGAAGCAGGCTGTGAAGGAAAACGAATCTTACATCAAGGGCGAGACGCAGGCTGACGCTATCGTGTGGAAGGATTCTACTGCTGGTTTGCAGGAATCTGATGCAGATGGCGAAAAGGTCTTCGTCGAAGCTGTAAGATAA
- the dapF gene encoding diaminopimelate epimerase has translation MNFSKWTGLGNDFVLLEPGESLDFSSGFEQRIIKLCDRRFGIGADGVVVVTPMDGDGCLVLNGISEGPVSKAVANGVDFEMRIFNADGSEAAMCGNATRCVAKYIQTRGLAKDANTKVFNLHTKSGLVRPALLDDGRVCVDMGLPRTFLGSIKLTADCYDFTAETVSMGNPHAVIFVDDIEKIQLENWGSVLEVDRQFPDRCNIEFAQVVAPGKIRMRVWERGCGVTMACGTGSCATLVAAQRTGRVGVEADVILDGGTLHIKHEEDGPVLMTGPAQEVFKGTI, from the coding sequence ATGAATTTTTCAAAATGGACCGGGTTGGGCAACGATTTCGTGCTCTTGGAACCGGGTGAGTCGCTGGATTTTAGCAGCGGATTTGAACAGCGTATCATTAAACTTTGCGACCGTCGTTTTGGCATTGGTGCCGATGGCGTAGTTGTTGTGACTCCGATGGATGGCGACGGATGCCTCGTGTTAAACGGGATCAGCGAAGGCCCTGTTTCGAAGGCTGTTGCAAATGGCGTGGATTTTGAAATGCGCATTTTCAACGCCGATGGTTCTGAGGCGGCGATGTGCGGGAATGCGACGCGCTGTGTCGCGAAGTACATTCAGACTCGCGGTCTTGCAAAAGATGCAAATACCAAGGTTTTCAATTTGCATACGAAGAGCGGCCTTGTGCGTCCGGCGCTTTTGGATGATGGCCGTGTGTGTGTGGATATGGGGCTTCCCAGGACGTTCCTAGGCTCTATCAAGCTTACGGCGGACTGCTATGATTTCACGGCCGAAACGGTCTCGATGGGTAATCCGCATGCTGTGATTTTTGTGGATGATATTGAAAAGATTCAGCTTGAAAATTGGGGGAGCGTTCTCGAAGTGGATAGGCAGTTCCCTGACCGCTGCAACATTGAATTTGCCCAGGTGGTTGCTCCCGGTAAGATCCGTATGCGCGTTTGGGAACGCGGCTGCGGTGTGACGATGGCTTGCGGAACTGGTAGCTGTGCGACTCTCGTGGCAGCCCAGCGTACAGGCCGCGTGGGCGTTGAAGCGGATGTCATCCTGGATGGCGGCACGCTCCACATCAAGCATGAAGAGGACGGTCCGGTGCTCATGACTGGCCCTGCACAGGAAGTATTTAAAGGAACAATCTAA
- a CDS encoding glutamine synthetase III translates to MSNEYRLKAIKEIASENATGVMPAAPANIDFYGEDVFNAEAMRTYLPKDICKKLFATIDDGAPLDPSIAGEVAHAMKKWAIDRGATHFTHWFQPLTGSTAEKHDSFLEPEDGKAILAFSGKNLIVGEPDASSFPSGGLRSTFEARGYTAWDPTSPAFIKRHGNGATLCIPTAFCSYTGEALDKKTPLLRSIQALQKSADRLMGLFGVAPQKVTVTLGAEQEYFLVDKRFYLQRPDLYQAGRTLFGAAPAKHQQMEDHYFGSIPSRILNFMNDVEKELWKLGIPAKTRHNEVAPAQFELAPMFEEVNLACDHNMQIMEVLRQVADRHGLVCLLHEKPFAGINGSGKHNNWSVNYGKTNLLNPGKDPHQNAIFLTTLCAVIYAVDTHADLLRMAVASAGNDHRLGANEAPPAIISMYLGDQLADVVDQLEKGDPKSSKQAGALKLGSDTLPPLPRDATDRNRTSPFAFTGNKFEFRAPGSSQSCSEPNVILNTIVAEAFDIIADKLANVPADKFHEELQNLLQKIVKEHKRVIFNGNGYTDEWVEEAAKRGLPNTRTTMEALQALNKKENVALFEKYGVFNKRELDSRYEVNMEDYHKKIHIEGEIARDMAKDIILPQAIEAYSAALKANEMALNQGFPALDSYAKPLGEGIKKLLAAIEVMEKALASKHEDILNGMLDLRLVVDSLEKIVPDEKWPLPKYREMLFIY, encoded by the coding sequence ATGAGCAACGAATACAGATTAAAAGCTATCAAGGAAATCGCAAGTGAAAACGCAACGGGCGTAATGCCGGCAGCACCTGCAAACATCGACTTTTACGGCGAAGATGTTTTCAACGCCGAAGCGATGCGCACCTACCTTCCGAAAGACATTTGCAAAAAGCTCTTCGCTACTATTGATGACGGCGCACCGCTCGACCCGAGCATCGCAGGCGAAGTTGCACACGCTATGAAAAAGTGGGCCATCGATCGCGGCGCCACTCACTTTACTCACTGGTTCCAGCCCCTTACCGGTTCTACTGCAGAAAAGCACGACTCCTTCCTTGAACCCGAAGATGGCAAAGCCATCCTCGCGTTCAGCGGCAAGAACTTGATCGTCGGCGAACCGGACGCATCTTCCTTCCCGAGCGGCGGCCTTCGCTCTACGTTTGAAGCCCGCGGCTACACCGCCTGGGACCCGACCTCTCCGGCATTCATCAAGCGTCACGGCAACGGTGCAACGCTTTGCATCCCGACCGCATTCTGCAGCTACACTGGTGAAGCACTCGACAAGAAGACTCCGCTCCTCCGCTCCATCCAGGCTTTGCAGAAATCCGCCGACCGTCTCATGGGCCTCTTCGGTGTCGCTCCGCAGAAGGTCACCGTCACGCTCGGTGCCGAACAGGAATACTTCCTCGTCGACAAGCGTTTCTACCTCCAGCGCCCGGACCTTTATCAGGCCGGCCGCACCTTGTTCGGTGCAGCTCCGGCTAAGCACCAGCAGATGGAAGACCACTACTTCGGTAGCATTCCGTCTCGCATTTTGAACTTCATGAACGATGTGGAAAAGGAACTCTGGAAGCTCGGCATTCCGGCAAAGACCCGCCACAACGAAGTCGCTCCGGCTCAGTTCGAACTTGCTCCGATGTTCGAAGAAGTGAACCTCGCTTGCGACCACAACATGCAGATTATGGAAGTCCTCCGTCAGGTTGCTGACCGCCACGGACTCGTCTGCCTCCTCCACGAAAAGCCGTTTGCAGGCATCAACGGTTCTGGTAAGCACAACAACTGGTCTGTGAACTACGGTAAGACCAACCTCTTGAACCCGGGTAAGGACCCGCACCAGAACGCCATCTTCCTCACCACGCTCTGCGCTGTGATTTACGCCGTCGATACTCACGCTGACCTACTCCGTATGGCTGTTGCAAGCGCTGGTAACGACCACCGCCTTGGCGCAAACGAAGCTCCTCCGGCAATCATCTCCATGTACCTCGGCGACCAGCTTGCTGACGTCGTCGACCAGCTCGAAAAGGGCGATCCGAAGTCCAGTAAGCAGGCTGGCGCACTCAAGCTCGGTTCCGACACTCTCCCGCCGCTCCCGCGCGACGCTACGGACCGCAACCGTACTTCTCCGTTCGCCTTCACCGGCAACAAGTTCGAATTCCGCGCACCGGGCTCCAGCCAGAGCTGCTCTGAACCGAACGTCATCCTCAACACGATCGTTGCAGAAGCATTCGACATCATCGCCGACAAGCTCGCCAACGTTCCTGCAGACAAGTTCCACGAAGAACTCCAGAACCTTCTCCAGAAGATCGTCAAGGAACACAAGCGCGTTATCTTCAACGGCAACGGTTACACGGACGAATGGGTCGAAGAAGCTGCAAAGCGCGGCCTCCCGAACACCCGCACTACTATGGAAGCCCTCCAGGCACTCAACAAGAAAGAAAACGTCGCCCTCTTCGAAAAGTACGGCGTGTTCAACAAGCGCGAACTCGATTCCCGCTACGAAGTCAACATGGAAGACTACCACAAGAAGATTCACATCGAAGGTGAAATCGCTCGCGACATGGCCAAGGACATCATTCTCCCGCAGGCTATCGAAGCTTACTCCGCCGCTCTCAAGGCCAACGAAATGGCTCTGAACCAGGGCTTCCCGGCTCTCGATTCTTACGCCAAGCCGCTTGGCGAAGGCATCAAGAAGCTCCTCGCTGCTATTGAAGTGATGGAAAAGGCTCTCGCTTCCAAGCACGAAGATATCTTGAACGGTATGCTCGACCTCCGCTTGGTTGTGGACTCTCTCGAAAAGATTGTTCCGGACGAAAAGTGGCCGCTTCCGAAGTACCGTGAGATGCTCTTCATCTACTAA
- a CDS encoding FISUMP domain-containing protein, which translates to MAANESSYKDSRDGHVYKTVFIGKQEWFAENLCFETLDECYSYDQTDPGIRDEIDEQEVVGGYGYLYTIEAAKEAVPDGWRLPSEKDFIQLTRTVGVPKIQTIKFLSKYLKDSLFNCDKRRDNGVKCNRIQSPCWNDDFKDPFGFSALYSGYGSLFASEKDGFREEFLKFKGRGGYEEEDMHIEARLWMSSERNGKPAYFFIEEDRVGFCEKFDRSYKKIFSGVPGMNFVNKMEAMVESGRCLCSVRLVRDMK; encoded by the coding sequence ATGGCAGCAAATGAATCTAGTTATAAAGATTCTCGTGATGGACATGTATATAAAACAGTTTTCATTGGCAAACAGGAATGGTTTGCGGAAAATCTTTGTTTTGAAACATTGGATGAATGTTATTCGTATGACCAAACTGATCCCGGAATCCGTGACGAAATTGACGAACAAGAGGTGGTTGGTGGATATGGATATCTTTACACCATTGAAGCAGCCAAGGAAGCGGTTCCTGATGGCTGGCGTTTGCCTTCGGAGAAAGATTTTATTCAATTGACTAGAACGGTGGGTGTTCCTAAAATACAAACAATAAAGTTCCTGAGCAAATATTTAAAAGATAGCCTTTTTAATTGTGATAAAAGACGGGATAACGGCGTTAAGTGCAATCGCATTCAAAGTCCTTGCTGGAACGATGATTTCAAGGACCCTTTTGGTTTTTCTGCGCTTTATAGTGGATATGGAAGTCTTTTCGCATCGGAAAAAGATGGATTCCGTGAGGAGTTTTTGAAATTCAAAGGGCGTGGAGGGTATGAGGAAGAAGATATGCATATTGAGGCTCGCTTGTGGATGTCTTCGGAACGCAATGGAAAACCTGCATATTTCTTTATAGAAGAAGATAGAGTTGGTTTTTGCGAAAAATTTGACAGGTCCTATAAGAAAATATTTTCGGGTGTTCCTGGCATGAATTTTGTAAACAAAATGGAAGCGATGGTAGAATCTGGTCGGTGCCTTTGTTCCGTTAGGCTAGTTCGCGATATGAAGTAA
- a CDS encoding sigma 54-interacting transcriptional regulator, producing the protein MPSSIGPEISVIQKISVAIIHERDVEKLLENVLGILESELGMLRGTFALLFGDTLKIEASRGLDETEKQRGFYRMGEGITGHVAERGLSHVIPDLRKDSRFLNRTGSRHYETQVAFICVPLIHDGQVIGTLSIDRPVDGSTDLDRDVALLEIIANITGDAANECIELHGEREAMLEENRKLRDMLSNNPGELVGNCREMRQVYEQVRQVAPSDATVLIRGGSGTGKEMIARAIVNLSARKDKPFITLNCAALPENLVESELFGHEKGAFTGALNRRIGRAEAANGGTLFLDEVGDLTMQTQVKLLRFLQERTFSRVGSNEELHSDVRFLAATSRNLEELIAQGKFREDLFYRLNIFPITMPDLAKRKSDIILLAEHFIEKMNLRYNKKVGRLSTTAINLLMSYHWPGNVRELENCIERGVLTATDDCIHSYNLPPSLQTSLSVGSVGGTPSDKIAPLEVMMDNYEREIITEAIKRNDGNISAAGRDLGVSPRMMNYRMNKLGIKLGR; encoded by the coding sequence ATGCCCTCCTCTATTGGTCCTGAAATTTCGGTCATCCAGAAGATTAGCGTTGCGATTATTCACGAGCGCGATGTGGAAAAGTTGCTCGAGAATGTCCTTGGCATTTTGGAATCCGAACTTGGAATGTTGCGCGGAACTTTCGCGTTGCTTTTTGGCGATACGCTGAAAATCGAAGCTTCGCGCGGGCTTGACGAAACGGAAAAGCAACGTGGCTTTTACCGTATGGGCGAAGGCATTACGGGACATGTGGCCGAGCGTGGCTTGAGCCATGTGATTCCGGACTTGCGTAAGGATTCCAGGTTCTTGAACCGTACGGGTAGCCGCCATTACGAAACCCAGGTGGCATTTATCTGCGTTCCCCTGATTCATGATGGTCAGGTCATTGGAACGCTCTCGATTGACCGCCCGGTGGACGGTTCAACCGATCTGGATCGCGATGTGGCCTTACTCGAAATTATTGCAAACATCACAGGCGATGCGGCTAACGAATGCATTGAACTCCACGGTGAACGTGAGGCGATGCTTGAAGAAAACCGCAAGCTCCGCGATATGCTTTCGAACAACCCCGGCGAACTGGTGGGTAACTGCCGAGAAATGCGCCAGGTGTACGAACAAGTGCGCCAGGTGGCGCCTAGCGATGCAACGGTCTTGATTCGCGGCGGTAGCGGTACGGGTAAGGAAATGATTGCCCGTGCGATTGTGAACTTGTCTGCGAGAAAGGATAAGCCGTTCATCACACTGAACTGTGCTGCTCTCCCGGAAAACCTTGTTGAAAGTGAACTTTTTGGTCATGAAAAGGGCGCCTTTACGGGTGCCTTGAATCGCCGTATTGGCCGTGCTGAAGCGGCAAATGGCGGTACGCTTTTCTTGGATGAAGTGGGCGACCTGACGATGCAAACTCAGGTGAAGCTCTTGCGCTTTTTGCAGGAACGCACCTTTAGCCGTGTCGGTAGCAACGAAGAACTCCATTCGGATGTGCGCTTCTTGGCGGCGACTAGCCGTAATCTTGAAGAACTCATTGCGCAGGGCAAGTTCCGTGAAGACCTTTTCTATCGCCTGAACATTTTCCCGATCACCATGCCGGACTTGGCCAAGCGTAAATCCGACATCATCTTGCTTGCGGAGCACTTCATTGAAAAGATGAACTTGCGCTACAACAAGAAGGTGGGTCGCCTTTCGACGACGGCTATTAATTTGCTCATGAGCTATCACTGGCCGGGCAACGTGCGTGAACTGGAAAACTGCATAGAACGTGGCGTGCTTACGGCAACGGATGATTGCATTCATAGCTACAACTTGCCGCCTTCGCTCCAGACGAGCCTGAGCGTAGGCTCTGTGGGCGGAACCCCGAGTGACAAGATTGCGCCTCTCGAGGTGATGATGGATAACTATGAACGTGAAATCATTACTGAAGCGATTAAGCGCAATGACGGTAACATCTCTGCAGCAGGGCGCGATTTGGGGGTCTCTCCGCGCATGATGAATTACCGCATGAACAAGCTTGGAATTAAGCTCGGTCGATAG
- a CDS encoding GIY-YIG nuclease family protein produces the protein MSDNKTVLQEFEYEDKSFWIEAKKLKKVPGYYKWWAKEKLVKELLDWLGKEDPKFKKLVKYEKMKREGHFEYDKTNTYCCVYVGKSDNVIRRIVENHICGSIRNSTMRRHLGYIIQNKITNKFLDKKFLENAVNDIIQQMKVSFVEIEKGLDQEETCQINRKLHILNVKKNDYGDNYCCQQAKMIKCKLENMMDRNGDSVRKI, from the coding sequence ATGAGCGATAATAAAACTGTTCTTCAAGAGTTTGAATACGAGGATAAGTCTTTTTGGATTGAAGCGAAAAAATTAAAAAAGGTTCCTGGTTATTATAAATGGTGGGCTAAGGAAAAGCTTGTTAAAGAATTGTTGGATTGGTTAGGAAAAGAAGATCCTAAGTTTAAAAAACTTGTAAAGTATGAAAAAATGAAGAGGGAGGGACATTTCGAGTATGACAAAACAAATACATATTGTTGCGTCTATGTAGGAAAGTCGGATAACGTTATAAGAAGAATTGTAGAAAATCATATTTGTGGCTCAATACGTAATTCAACTATGCGTAGGCATTTGGGGTATATTATACAGAACAAGATTACAAATAAATTTTTGGATAAAAAATTTTTGGAGAATGCTGTTAACGATATTATTCAACAAATGAAGGTGTCCTTTGTTGAGATAGAAAAAGGCCTAGATCAGGAAGAGACTTGTCAGATAAACAGAAAGTTGCATATTCTGAATGTTAAGAAAAACGATTATGGGGATAATTATTGTTGCCAACAAGCGAAAATGATAAAATGCAAGTTGGAAAATATGATGGACAGAAATGGGGATTCTGTTAGGAAAATTTAA
- a CDS encoding helix-turn-helix domain-containing protein gives MLDPEVTITHIRENIRQKIQDAGYATIEKFAYENRLTKSTITRSINGSRNPRLVTLIEMANALGINLSELLDLRHIEHQQLKKTKVSGHNNK, from the coding sequence ATGCTAGACCCCGAAGTGACTATAACACACATTCGAGAGAACATCCGACAGAAAATACAGGATGCGGGTTATGCAACTATTGAAAAATTTGCTTACGAGAATAGACTTACCAAATCAACAATCACAAGATCCATTAATGGTTCAAGAAATCCTCGTCTCGTCACTCTGATTGAGATGGCAAACGCCTTGGGCATAAACCTTTCAGAACTTTTGGATTTACGCCATATAGAGCATCAACAGCTGAAAAAGACAAAAGTATCCGGACACAACAACAAATAG